CTGGCTCATATTTATCATCATCGTGGCCAATTACATGCCATGCTTGTTCATATGTATAGAAAGGAACCACCAATAGCACTTTTTGAATAAAAGTGCATTAGGGCTAATAGAAAGTAGATTATTAGGAAGTGGAAAAATGAAAAGTGGGATTCAGGAAAAAATAGATTACTATAGTTCATATAAGCCAGATTGTGAAAACTGTTTTGGTTTATGCTGTGTAGCTTTGCCGTTTGGTAAATCGGCGGAGTTTGCAGAAGACAAGGAAGGAGGGAAGCCTTGCAAAAATCTCGGGGAAGATTACCTGTGCGGCATTCACCAGCATCTCCGCCCGAAAGGTTATAAAGGCTGTACAGTATTCGAGTGCTTTGGTGCCGGTCAGAAGGTTTCGCAGTTCACCTTCAAGGGAGTGACTTGGCGGGATTCCCCCGCTGTTGCAAAGGATATGTTCAAGGTTTTCCCAATCATGCAGCAGCTGCATGAAATGCTTTGCTATTTAGATGAAGCACTTCAGCTAAAATCTGCAATAGGATTAAAAGCAGAGCTTACAAATGCCTTTAAGGAGACGAAAAGGCTGTCGGAATTAGAGCCAGCAGAGATTATGGAGCTATATATTCCTGCACATCGGGCTGTGGTTAATGAGCTTCTAATACAAGTGAGTGAGCTTATGAGACAAAAGGTGACTGAAAAAACCAAGCTTCAAAAAGGACGGAAAAAGAAAAAAGGGAGCGACCTGATCGGAGCGAATCTGCGCAATCAAAATTTGCGGGGAGAGAGCTTCAGAGGTGCATGGTTAATCGCAGCAGACTTACGAAATGCTGATTTAAGAAATGTTGATTTTATTGGTGCTGACTTACGCGATGCTGATATTAGGGGAGCTGATTTAACTGGCAGTATTTTTCTGACTCAAATTCAGCTCAATGCCGCAAAAGGAGATAGTCATACTAAGATTCCTCGCACACTATCTAAACCAGCTCATTGGTCTTGCTAAATTTCTAGTAGATAGTAATATATTCCAATAAAATAATAATAGTTTTAACAGGCTTACATTGGGAATATAGAAACTAACACTAGAAAAGGAGTGAGTCATAATGGAAAACAAAGTAGAAACAAAAGTAAATGATAAGCTTCAGAATATGAGTAGTGAAAAAAAGGATGAAATTTTATCAAGCTTTGAAGGATTTAAGGAATACCTTTCCGACAAGGTGGAAAAAGCAGATAAGCTAGGCTTAAATGAAGAACAGATTGCAAAAGCTGCCCAGAAGGTAGGAGACTTTTTAGCTGCAAAAGAGGAGCCTCGCAACAGAGAGGAAAAACTTCTTCAAGAGCTTTGGAAAGCAGGAAATGAAGAGGAACAGCATAAACTGGCTCATATGCTTGTAAAGCTTGTGAGCTAATGAAAAAAAACCGCCAAAAAAGGCGGTTTTTTTCATAGATAATACAATTTAAAGTTAATATCTTGGTCATGGTTGCCGAATTTTTTCCCGAATACAGTCGCGCCCCCGACATGCTCGGCATCTTCCTTCACTTCTATGCGGAAGGTCCATCTGTCTGTGCTTGTATCTAAATCATCGACTGTGATGCCTGACATAGGGTCTCCATCGATATATGTGCCATGGTTGGTGATGCGGATAGTTTTGAGCAGCCCGTACTGGTTGATATTATGAGGCCACCAATCAGGAGTGAACTTTCCTCTTGTATCAGCAAAATCTCCAGGACTTCTCCATGTTCCTAATTCAATTCCATTCAATGAAAAGGTAATATCTGACGGCCATACATCATTGGCGAATGGGAATTCAGAACAAATTTCCAAGCTAATTTCAAATTGCTGCAGCTTTTCATCTTTTTTCAAGAAATTGGCAATATTATATTGCACAAACCCTTGAGTGAACCAAATAATTTCTGCATCCATTCTCTTTGGATCCATAAAGTAGCGGGGCTCATCGACACGGCCGATAAATTCTTTATCTGTTGCTAGTCCACATGTCGGCTTTAAATCATAATCGGTATAATGTCCAATTGGCACAGCAGTTTCATAGGATGCAAACGAGTGAAATATCTTTTTGGGAAAATTTATTTCAATATGATCGACCTTTAAAATCGAAATCTTTTGCAGTCCAGATTTTCCTGGCACTCTTTCTGTCTTAATTAAACCAGCATCTTCTAATTTTTTTATATGCTTTGTCACAATAGCACTGCTGATTTCTAATTCCTCGGCAATTTCTTTAATGTTCATTTTATTTTTGCTGAGGAGTTGAATAATCTTGATGCGAACTTCGCTGGCTAGTGCTTCATAAACAACTAATGAGGAATTGTCGATCCCTAGTTGCATGGAAATCCCTTCTTTCGAAACGAATGGTTAATTAAATCTATATTATCTTTATAAAAATAACATAAAGATTAATTACTGTAAATATATTGAGATTTATAATTTAATAATAAACTGTTTTGTTAATTTAATAATATTTGAACAATGTTAAATTTACTATTTCATTTATTTTAGTTAATAGAAGAAAGGGAATGTCAAAAAAGAGGGGAAAAAAGGGGAAACCCAGAATAATAAAAGAATTGGGGGGAGTATGATGGAAGAAAACGCCAAGTTTCATAGAGCTTTTGGTGTATATGGTATATGCCTTGATAGTGAATACTTGCTTGTTATCCACAAGAGTCAAGGACCGTATCGCAACCGCTTCGATTTGCCTGGGGGAAGTTTGGAGGAAGGGGAAAGTTTAGCAGAGGCAATAGACAGAGAGTTTCTAGAGGAAACAGGTCTTGAGATTTGTCACAAAGAAAATATTGGAATCACGGATTTCATGTTTCCCTGGAGATGGAGAGAATTCACACATGTTCATCATATAGCTGTATTTTATGAAGTGAGGAACTTTAGTGGGGTTATCACTGCCCCAGAGCAGTTTGTTGGACAAGATTCCCTTGGAGCTGTATGGATGGACCTGAACGAGTTAACGATGGATAATTCCTCTCCGCTGGTTATGCAGGCAGTAAACTGGACGAAAACGCGGAGTTTCCCTTTAAAGGTGAACAAGCTACAGGTTTGGGAGGTAAAGAAATGAAGTTGCGTAAAGCAGTTACAGCTGATGCGAAAGGCATTGCGAAGGTACATGTTGACAGCTGGAGAACAACTTATAAGAACATGATTCCTGACGCCTTTTTAGAGCAATTATCTTATAAAGAGCGGGAGCAAATGTGGATATCAGCTATTCCAGGCGGCCATGTTTATGTTGCGGAAACCGGGGCAGGCAAGATTGTCGGTTTTGCGTGCGGCGGCAAGGAAAGGAGCGGCAAGTTTGTAGGGTATGATGGCGAATTATATGCTGTTTATTTGCTTGCAGAATACCAAGGGAAAGGAATTGGCAAAAAGCTCGCAGATGCTGTAAAACAGCATCTACAGGGTATGGGCTTAACTAGCATGATTGTGCTTGTACTAGAAGGCAATGGAGCATGCCGGTTTTATGAAGCCATAGGAGGAAAGCAAATCGGCAGGATGGAGGACAAAATTGGCGAAAAAACAGTTTATGAGCTCGTTTATGGCTGGGAAAAAATATGACGCAAAAAAACTTCAGCAGATATTCTGCTGAAGTTTTTTTTCTTAAGAGGACAGCTTTTCGATAATCATCCGTTTGCCAGTATTCAAGGTAAACTCAAATCTGTCGGTAATTTTCTCATTATAATAGAAATGATGATTGACACTGCACAGGCCTTCCTGATTATCAAAAATCATCATATTCACACCATTTTTTCGTTTGTCATCTCTTAAGAAGGTTAATTGGTTATAACAGTATATACAGTCATAAATAGAGAACTTCATGGAATTCAGGGTGGTGATGAACTGATAAAAGCTGTCATCGCTGATCTCGTCAAGAAGACGTTCTAACGAGAATACAAGATGTTTGCGAATCCTGATTTTATCTTCAGTGCACATCCCATAAATCGAGCCAGAGCTGTTGATTCTTCCTTCATCCAAAAGGATTCCTTTTCTCCATTTGTTAAAGCAGAATAATTCCACTTCTTGATGAATATATTCATCTAGCATGGTTGCTTCTTCTGTTTCATCGTCGAAAAATATCCATTGGTCATTGATGTATTCGACTGTTCCTTGTGTAAAAGCACGGGTTTGGTACTCTATAAGCTTTAGTCTCTGCTGATTGTTCATTTCTTTGTAAACCTCCCAATTACTTCCCATAAATTCTTTTTAGACATTAAAGTTCAAATTTATAACTGAATGCCATTATTATTTTTGTTTTAGTTTTTAGGTGAAACTGCCATGCAAAGATCTAAAATGATGCAGCAGGAATGATTTATTAGATTCATTTATCAGGACAAATAACCATTTTTCTAATCATGCATACAATACTCCATACTGATTGGTATCTAATCACAATTCCACGAAGAAAGGATGATCATCATGTGTGGAATCACAGGTTGGGTTGATTACAGAAAAGATCTGAGAAAAGAAGAGGATACTTTGTCTGTTATGGCAGAAACGCTGGAAAAAAGAGGTCCAGATGATACAAATGTATGGAGTGCCCTTCATGCAGGCTTTGGCCACAAACGTTTGATTGTGGTAGATCCCCTTTGTGGAATCCAGCCGATGACAAAAGTAAAACAAGATTTTGATTATACGATTTGTTATAACGGTGAATTGTACAATACGGAAGACATACGCAAAGAATTACTAATAAAAGGATATTCATTTAATGGCCATTCTGATACAGAAGTTTTATTGGCTTCTTACATGGAATGGGGCGAGGATTGCTTACAATACTTAAATGGAATTTTTGCTTTTGCGGTTTGGGATGAAAAAAGAAATTCACTGTTTATCGCCAGAGACCGCCTTGGTGTTAAGCCGCTGTTCTATGCAGAGGTTGGATCAGGCTTACTATTTGCTTCGGAAATCAAGGCTATACTTGCCAATCCTCAAGTGAAGGCAGAATTAGACAGAGAAGGGTTGGCGGAAGTATTTGCACTTGGACCGTCCCATACACCTGGATCAGGGGTTTTCAGAGGCATTAAGGAATTAAGACCTGGGCATGCCTTGAAATTTTCGCAGGATGGCTTGAAGATATGGCGTTATTGGAATGTGAAAAGCGAGCAGCATGAGGATACGTTTGAAGAAACAGTTGAAAAGGTGCGCTTTCTGTTCAAAGATGCTGTAACGAGACAGCTAGTATCAGATGTGCCGTTAAGCACTTTCCTTTCTGGCGGGGTCGATTCCAGTGCGATTACAGCTATTGCTGCAATGGAATATGAAAAATCAGGCAAAGGACCGCTGCACACATACTCCATTGATTATGAAGGCAATGACCAGTTCTTTAAAGCAAATGAATTTCAGCCTAATTCTGATGGTGTTTATATTAAGAAAATGACGGACACTTTCGGTACGATTCATCATAACTGCATTATCACACAGGAAACGCTTGCCCAATTTCTCCATGAGGCTGTTACTGTCCGTGATCTGCCGGGAATGGCTGATGTTGATTCTTCCTTGCTGTGGTTTTGCCGTGAAATTAAAAAAGACTTTGTCGTGAGCTTGTCAGGTGAATGTGCGGATGAAATTTTCGGCGGGTATCCATGGTTCCGGAGAGAAGCAGATCTTGCAAGAGGAGGATTTCCATGGATGCGTTCAATCAAGGAGCGACAAGGGTTGCTAAAACAAGAGTGGAGCAGCAAGCTGCAGCTTGAGGATTATATGTATGATAAATACAATCAAACTATTGCTGAAACACCAAAATTGGAAGGCGAAAGTGCAGAGGATGCAAAAAGAAGAGAGCTGTTCTATTTGAATCAACTGTGGTTCATGACAACTCTATTAGAAAGAAAAGACCGAATGAGCATGGGGGCGAGTCTTGAAGTCAGGGTGCCATTCGCAGACCATCGATTAGTAGAATATGTATGGAACGTACCTTGGGAAATGAAAAACTACAAAAACAGAGAGAAGGGGCTTCTCCGCAAAGCACTTGAGGGGATTCTTCCAGATGAAGTACTCTATCGCAAGAAAAGTCCTTATCCAAAGACACATAACCCTGTTTACACGAAAACGGTCACAGATATGCTGACAGGAATTTTGGCAGAAAAGGATTCGGCTTTATACGAATTCTTTGATTATAACCAGCTCAAGGAGATTATCAATACTGGTGGCTCAGCCTTCAAAGAGCCTTGGTTCGGTCAGCTTATGACAGGTCCGCAGCTTCTTGCGCACTTGGCACAACTTCATTATTGGTTTAAAGACTATAATATTAATATTGTAGATTAATATTAAGCGGGAGCAGATGCTCCCGCTTTATTTTGTGATTATTGCTGTTCTCAAGTGTGGCGGCATAGGAATGTCAGGATCGACAGACACTGTGTTCGTATACGTCTTAGTGTAGGCATCACGAAATTTACTTGGGGTAATTCCTTCATAGCTTTTAAATAATTTCATGAAGTATTTCTCATCATCGAAACGCAGCTCAAAGGCAATTTCTTTGATTGTTTTATTCGTTGTACAAAGGAGTTCTTTTGCTTTATTAAGCTTTAATGTATGGATATAACGAATTGTGCTCATACCGATATTCTTTTTAAACAGCCTTGTCAGATGATCAGGGTTCATGGAAAAAGTGTTAGCAACTTCTCTTACATTAAGGGGTTCGTGAATATTGACTCTAATCCATTCAAGTATTTGGGTGAACTTTTGCGTCTTTTCACTTATCGTATTTTGATGGAGCAGCTGTTTGCTGTATTGTTCAGTAAGCTCAATTAACAACTCTGTCAGCAAGTAGTCGACAGAGAAGGTGCTGTAGTAGGAGGCATTTGCTATATCTAAAATTTGCTTCATTAAGATAAACGGTTTATCACTGTATGAAAGACTAAAATAATCAGGCAAAAAAACGGCATTATTAATTGCATGCCTATGTGCTTCTATATCACTTGCCAACAAATGGCTAATAAATTTCTCAACTGGATACATATCTGTCTCACAGAAAGGAATAAAGTGCATCCAAAAAAAGCTTGCTCCTTTTTGAGAAGGAGCATATCCATAGTAGTCAATTTCTGGTGGTATAAGCAGAACATTCCCCTGCTTGACTTCATACTGATGGTGGCCCACTTGGATGTAAACAGATTTGTTTAAACCAATAATAACCTCAAAATCCTTCTTCAGCCGCATTTGTTTATGCTGCCAGTCGTCACTGCTGACAAAACGGCCGCATTTGTAATAAGCAAGCGGTCTTTCAATGTTGAATTTCCAAAGCTGGTCCATCTACATCTCGCTCCTTGCATATTGTTTTTTCTACCAAATGTCGTTTTTGTTCACCTTATTGTATTTTTACATAAAGAGTAAGCGTTAACAATAATGTTAGCATAAATGCCAGTAGATAACGACAGGCAATCTACGAAAATATCTTGTGAAAGTTATTTCTTAGAAGTCGGATTTCACCACTAAATCTACTGTTTTAGCAGTTTTTACTCACCCTTAAAGCGATTACAATAGGGGGGGATGTACGTAAAAAAGCTGTAAAAAGCAGGAGGAATAAGAATGTCAAACAATGTGCAAGCAGACAAGTCGATACATGTGAATAAGGTAATAATTAACGACCAATTTTGGAAGCGATATGCCGACATTGTGAAAACAGAAATGATTCCATATCAATGGGAAGTGCTCAATGACAGGGCTGATATAACAATCGAAAAGGAGCGGAATGACCAAAACATTCCTTCTGAAAAAAGTCATGCCATCGAGAACTTCAAGATTGCTGCAGGGCTGAAGGAGGGCAGGCATTACGGCTGGGTATTTCAGGACAGTGATGTATATAAATGGCTTGAAGCAGTGGCTTATTCTATTGAGCAGGAGCATGATCCACAGCTGATTGAATTGGCTGATGGTGTTATTGATTTATTGGCACTTGCCCAAGAGAAGGATGGCTATTTAAACACATATTTTACAATTGAGGCTCCCGAACGGCGGTTTAAAAGGCTCGCCGAAAGCCATGAGCTGTATTGTGCCGGTCACTATATGGAAGCAGCTGTAGCTTATTATAATGCAACAAAAAATGAAAAAGCCCTCACCATTGCCTGCAAATTGGCGGACTGTATTGATGCAAGCTTTGGTAATGAGGCAGGAAAAATAAAAGGCTATGACGGACACGAGGAAATCGAACTTGCCCTTGCTAAGCTGTATGAACTTACAAAGGAAAAGCGGTACTTAAATCTTTGCCAATTCTTTTTATACGAGCGAGGACAGGATACTAGTTTTTTTGAAAGACAATGGCAAGAGGAAGCTGGCGAGAATGCGGTGATTGGGGGAATGAACCATTTGCCGCTAAGCTATTATCAGGCACATAAGCCAATCCTTGAGCAAGAAAGTGCGGAGGGGCATGCAGTTAGGCTTGTGTATTTATGTGCAGGCATGGCGGATGCTGCTTTTTTAAGCAAAGATGAAGAAATGCTGCAAGCCTGCAAAAAATTGTGGAAGAGCATTACAGCTAAAAGAATGTACATTACAGGCGGAATTGGCTCAACCGTTCATGGAGAAGCATTTACTAGTGACTATGATTTACCGAATGATACGATGTATTGCGAAACTTGTGCTTCCATCGGTCTGATTTTCTTTGCGCAAAACATGCTGAAAAACGAAGCTGACAGTACGTACAGTGATACATTAGAAAGAGCACTCTATAATGGTGTGATCAGCGGAATGGCTTTAGATGGGAAGCATTTCTTCTATGTTAATCCCCTTGAGTCTAATCCTGAGAACAGCTTGAAGGACCCGGGAAAAAGCCATGTGAAGCCGACAAGGCCAGCTTGGTTCGGATGTGCTTGCTGTCCGCCTAATCTGGCCCGCCTGCTTGCATCCATTCATAAGTATTTGTACTCACAAAAAGGCGATTGTCTTTATGCAAATTTATATATTGCCAATAAGGCAGAAATCGATTGGAATGGTAAGCAGATAGAGATTACGCAAGAATCAAACTATCCATGGGAGGGAGAGGCTAAGTTTCAGTTTCAGCTGGAAGAGCCAGCTGAATTCGGCTTTTGCCTGCGCATACCAGCATGGTCGAAAACGTATAAAGTTACTGTTAATGGCATCGAAATAAGTGACAGCTTGATGAATGGTTATATGGTGATACGAAGGACTTGGGAAACTGGAGATGAAATCTGTGTCACCTTGGATATGAGCATCCAGGAATGGTCAGCAAATCCTCATGTTAAAGCAGATTTAAATAAGATTGCCATCCAGCGCGGCCCAATCGTCTATTGTATGGAGGAAGCAGACAATGGGAAGTGCCTTCATCTTTTCCGCCTGCCAAAGAACAAACAATATCATTATCGGTACGATTCAGAACTGTTTGGTGGAGCGGGACTCATTGATGTTACAGCAGAAAAAAGAGTTGTGGAGCAGGAATGGGAAAGTCAGTTGTACAGCCAAGGGATGGCGGAGCTTTATGAAGCAGCATCTCTTACACTGATTCCTTATTATGCTTGGGCAAACCGCTCGGTTGGGGAAATGCAGGTTTGGCTTGCTAAAGAATGAAGGAAGCTTGAGAATTTGATATTTAGGCCGCTTACTTATATGATTAGAAAAAAGAGTTTAAGAGGTCTTTATGGAGCCATTAAAAAATATTTATAATTTGCAGTTTATCACTAAACTAGAGGATGTTATTACATTAAATTACCCTGCATTCGAAAGGGAAGCGTTCCGCACCAAGTTGTTTGAGGCTGATTGGGAGGAGCTAGCACTTAAGGAAAGGATGCGCCAGATTACCTTGTCGCTTGCTCCGTTTTTGCCCCAGGATTACAAGCAAACAATCGAAATCTTGCGCAAATGCGCTCCGTCCTTTACTGGATTAGGCGGGATTATTTTCCCCGATTTTGTGGAGCAATACGGGCTGGAGGAATGGGAGCTTTCTGTTGAAACCCTTGCCTTCTTTACAGAATTCTCTACGTCAGAGTTTGCAGTAAGGCCTTTTCTTATCAAGAACTAGACGAGAATGCTTGCACAGATGGAAGAATGGGCTGAAAGCGAGAATGAGCATATTCGCAGGCTTGCAAGTGAGGGCTGCCGTCCGAGACTGCCATGGGGACTGTCAGTGCCTGCTCTAAAAAAAGATCCTACTCCTGTTTTGGTTATTTTGGAGAAGTTAAAAGAAGATGAAGCATTATATGTCAGAAAGAGCGTAGCCAATAATTTAAATGATATTTCGCGAATTAATCCTGATTTGGCAGTAACTATTGCACAGAGCTGGTATGGCAACAGTCAAAAAACGGATTGGATTGTGAAACATGCAAGCAGGTCGCTGCTCAAGAAGGGTGATCCTCGTGTATTGCAAATCTTTGGATATGAGAGCAGTGACAGCTTAAGCTTGGCGGACTTTACGATAACACCTGAAAAGCTTGCATGGGGTGAGAATATTGCTTTTTCATTCACTTTAATATCGAGGATCGAAACACCACATAAAGTAAGAGTAGAATATGCCATAGATTATGTGAAAGCAAACGGCACTCGCAGCAGGAAGGTTTTTCATCTTTCTGAGCTGGAGTGGAGGGGCAGCATGAAGAAAACCTTCGCAAAGAACCATTCCTTTAAAGACTTGACGACAAGAAGACATTATCCTGGTGTTCACCGTATTGCCATTATTGTCAATGGAACAGAGAAGGCTGCCCTTGAGTTTGAACTTATACAAACGTAAAAAAACTGGAGAGCCTCCAGTTTTTTTAATTTCAATCTGCTATATTGTTTTTTCATGCTGAACTGGCTTCGGTTTCTGCTGTTGCAGAAGGAAGTAAAAAACACCTGCCAGCACTAATAGTCCGCCGGCAATTTGTGAACCGGAAAGTCTTTCATTTAAAAGAATTACAGCAAGAATGGTTGCTCCGACAGGTTCTCCTAAAATACTCATCGAAATAGTTGTCGCATTTACATAGTTTAACAGCCAATTGTTAATTACATGACTAAGTGATGGGACGATTGCAAGCAGCAAGAAGATGCCCCATTCCTTTGGCGGATAGCCTGTAAATGCTTCCCCAGAAGATAGATTAAAAATAGTCAGCAGCATGGCAGCAAATAAAAATACAGTGGAAGTGTAAACCCAATGGGACACCTTTTTCACAATAGACTGGCCAATTAACAAATAGCCGACAACTGCTATCACGCTTAAGAAGGAAAGTAAATCGCCAAGCAAGCTTGCCTTGCTTAAGCCAATATCGCCCCAGCCAATCATCATGGCGCCGATTATAGCAATCCCCATTGTCATAATGGCGCTTGACGTTGTCCTTTCACGGTAAAGGAGAAATCCTCCCGCCAATGACACGAGCGGTTGAAGAGCAAGAATGATAGTAGAGCTAGCTACTGTTGTCAGCTTCAAAGAACCGAACCACAGTGCAAAATGGAGAGCAAGGAAAGCTCCTGAGAACAGGAGGAACCACCAGTCTTTTTTTGATAGTTTCTTAAATTCTTTTCTGTTTATATAGACCATTGGAAGCATCAAAATTCCTGCGAGCCACATGCGGTACATGCTCAGTATTGTTGCTGGAGCATCCGACCATTTGACAAAAATAGCAGAGAAGGAGATAGCTATAATGGAAATTGCCAATGGGATGGCAATTGATTTTGTGCCTGTTGTCTGTTCCACAATTTACCCCCTTCATTACATAATAAGTAAATGATAGTACTATCTATTCAGTTAAACAAGAGGTTTTTTCCAAGTTTAAGAAGCTGGATGAAAGGGCGATGAGTTCAGCCAGCTAAATATAAAAATGGAGAAGAATATTTTCATAAGCACCGAGATTCACGTTTAAATGTTCTGATTCGGCAGCATATTCCTGACATGTTAGTGGCATTGTTAACTTTTTTCCCTTTAGTGAGAAAGGCAATGGATAACTTACTTGGTCTGGACTGTTATTCATCACAGTCATAAATATTTCATTTTCGTTCCTATGGCAATAAGCAATGCAATTATTTAGGACAGGAAGGAAGGCAAAGCTTGCGTTTCCCGAGAGGATAGCAGCAGACTTTCGAATCGAAATCAGTTTTTTTAAATATTCCTTTATTTCCACGTTCTGTTTTTCTTTATCCCATTCCATGCATTTTCTGCAGCCAGGATCGCTTCCGCCATCAAGACCAATTTCATCGCCGTAATAAATACATGGTGTGCCAGGAAAAGTGAATAGAAAAGTAAACAGCTGCTTAACTCGTTCAGGTCTATAATGGGACTCCTGCATAACCCGAGGTGTGTCATGGCTGCCGATAATGTTAAAGAGGACTTTATTAACATTGTCTGGATATGCATGGACAATGGAGGTCATATCCTCGACGAATCCTTTAGCAGAAATCATGTCATAAGCAAAAAACTGCAAAGACTTGGAAAGCAAGGGATAGTTCATAACAGAATCAAATTGTTCGCCTCTCAACCAAGGCATGGAATCATGCCAAATTTCTCCTAAGATGAAACAATCTGGTTTTACCGCCTTAACACGCTTCCTGAATTCCCGCCAAAAGGCATGATCGACTTCATTGGCAACATCTAGCCGCCAGCCGTCAATATCACATTCCTTGATCCAATATTCAGCAACATGCAGCAAGTAATCTCTTACCGCTTTATTAGCTGTATTGAACTTTGGCATATCCTCATAGAAGCCGAAGGTCTCGTAATGAAAGCCAGAGCTGTCCTTTAATGGATATTGATGGACATGAAACCAATCCTTATAAGGAGATCTCTCTCCATTATTCAGCACATCCTGAAATGGCGGAAACATATAACCACAATGATTAAATACAGCATCAAGCATGACGCGAATTCCCCGCATATGGCACTCGCTCACAAGTTGTTTTAAAATGCTGACATCTCCGAAATGGGGATCAATCTGCAAGTAGTCAATTGTATTATATTTATGATTGGAATTGGCATAGAAGATCGGTGTTAAGTATATGCCTGTAATTCCTAAATCCTGCAGATAATCTAATGAGTCGATGATGCCTTGCAAATCTCCGCCGAAATAATTCGTCAAGCCAGGTGCCTCTTGCCCCCAAACAGCGGTTTCGATTGGATTTCTGTCAGGATCGCCATTGCGGAATCGTTCTGGAAATATTTGGTACCAGATTGTTTCTCTCACCCAATCTGGCGGTGTGAATAGTTCTGTTTCATGTATATAAGGCAAGCAGAAGTAATAGCCTGGATCTTCGGGCAAAAAAGGAAAGAAGCCCTTTTCTGTAAAGGTAATCTGTTCATCGCCTTCTTTGATAATGAAACCGTAGCGAAGCCGTTTAAGACTATCTGTAACAGAGGCTTGCCAGTAATCATGAAGCTGATCAGAGCCTGTCTTTTGCATCTCAAGCAATGAATTTTGCCATCTGTAGTTGCTGGTTTTATATTGGTCGCCATAAATCAAGGTGACAGCATGGACGTTGTCTTTTTTTGTCCGGAGGCGGATATGGAGTATATCTTCCTTGTAAAGATAGCAGAAATTATCTCCAGTCCGATGATAGATGGAAGCCAAATCAATCATTTCCCCACACTCCCTTTCCTACAAGTCATTTTCAACAGTGTAGCCAATTTGCAGAAAACCTATAAGGGAAAAGAAGGCGAAAAAAAAACCAGACATTGAACATTCAATGTCTGGTTAATTTACTCTTTAAACAGCTGTGCTGCTTGTAGGAGTATTAACATCAATATCTTTATTATAAGTATCAGTGTCCAATTCACCTAGTGCTTTACTTGCAACAACTCCAGAAACCATTGAGCCGCTCACATTTAAAGCAGTACGTCCCATATCGATTAGCGGTTCAACAGAAATCA
This DNA window, taken from Niallia sp. Man26, encodes the following:
- a CDS encoding DMT family transporter, producing MEQTTGTKSIAIPLAISIIAISFSAIFVKWSDAPATILSMYRMWLAGILMLPMVYINRKEFKKLSKKDWWFLLFSGAFLALHFALWFGSLKLTTVASSTIILALQPLVSLAGGFLLYRERTTSSAIMTMGIAIIGAMMIGWGDIGLSKASLLGDLLSFLSVIAVVGYLLIGQSIVKKVSHWVYTSTVFLFAAMLLTIFNLSSGEAFTGYPPKEWGIFLLLAIVPSLSHVINNWLLNYVNATTISMSILGEPVGATILAVILLNERLSGSQIAGGLLVLAGVFYFLLQQQKPKPVQHEKTI
- a CDS encoding glycoside hydrolase family 13 protein is translated as MIDLASIYHRTGDNFCYLYKEDILHIRLRTKKDNVHAVTLIYGDQYKTSNYRWQNSLLEMQKTGSDQLHDYWQASVTDSLKRLRYGFIIKEGDEQITFTEKGFFPFLPEDPGYYFCLPYIHETELFTPPDWVRETIWYQIFPERFRNGDPDRNPIETAVWGQEAPGLTNYFGGDLQGIIDSLDYLQDLGITGIYLTPIFYANSNHKYNTIDYLQIDPHFGDVSILKQLVSECHMRGIRVMLDAVFNHCGYMFPPFQDVLNNGERSPYKDWFHVHQYPLKDSSGFHYETFGFYEDMPKFNTANKAVRDYLLHVAEYWIKECDIDGWRLDVANEVDHAFWREFRKRVKAVKPDCFILGEIWHDSMPWLRGEQFDSVMNYPLLSKSLQFFAYDMISAKGFVEDMTSIVHAYPDNVNKVLFNIIGSHDTPRVMQESHYRPERVKQLFTFLFTFPGTPCIYYGDEIGLDGGSDPGCRKCMEWDKEKQNVEIKEYLKKLISIRKSAAILSGNASFAFLPVLNNCIAYCHRNENEIFMTVMNNSPDQVSYPLPFSLKGKKLTMPLTCQEYAAESEHLNVNLGAYENILLHFYI
- a CDS encoding beta-L-arabinofuranosidase domain-containing protein, which gives rise to MSNNVQADKSIHVNKVIINDQFWKRYADIVKTEMIPYQWEVLNDRADITIEKERNDQNIPSEKSHAIENFKIAAGLKEGRHYGWVFQDSDVYKWLEAVAYSIEQEHDPQLIELADGVIDLLALAQEKDGYLNTYFTIEAPERRFKRLAESHELYCAGHYMEAAVAYYNATKNEKALTIACKLADCIDASFGNEAGKIKGYDGHEEIELALAKLYELTKEKRYLNLCQFFLYERGQDTSFFERQWQEEAGENAVIGGMNHLPLSYYQAHKPILEQESAEGHAVRLVYLCAGMADAAFLSKDEEMLQACKKLWKSITAKRMYITGGIGSTVHGEAFTSDYDLPNDTMYCETCASIGLIFFAQNMLKNEADSTYSDTLERALYNGVISGMALDGKHFFYVNPLESNPENSLKDPGKSHVKPTRPAWFGCACCPPNLARLLASIHKYLYSQKGDCLYANLYIANKAEIDWNGKQIEITQESNYPWEGEAKFQFQLEEPAEFGFCLRIPAWSKTYKVTVNGIEISDSLMNGYMVIRRTWETGDEICVTLDMSIQEWSANPHVKADLNKIAIQRGPIVYCMEEADNGKCLHLFRLPKNKQYHYRYDSELFGGAGLIDVTAEKRVVEQEWESQLYSQGMAELYEAASLTLIPYYAWANRSVGEMQVWLAKE
- a CDS encoding AraC family transcriptional regulator produces the protein MDQLWKFNIERPLAYYKCGRFVSSDDWQHKQMRLKKDFEVIIGLNKSVYIQVGHHQYEVKQGNVLLIPPEIDYYGYAPSQKGASFFWMHFIPFCETDMYPVEKFISHLLASDIEAHRHAINNAVFLPDYFSLSYSDKPFILMKQILDIANASYYSTFSVDYLLTELLIELTEQYSKQLLHQNTISEKTQKFTQILEWIRVNIHEPLNVREVANTFSMNPDHLTRLFKKNIGMSTIRYIHTLKLNKAKELLCTTNKTIKEIAFELRFDDEKYFMKLFKSYEGITPSKFRDAYTKTYTNTVSVDPDIPMPPHLRTAIITK